CAATTTTTGCTTCGGCAGCGGTCAAGGTGTTGAGGTTCGTGACCAACGTTTTTTGCGTCGCTGTTAATCCATCGTAAGCGGTGCGAGCGGCTGTTATGGCGGCCTTATCAGTTAAAGCCAACTTGCTAACAGCAGGCAAAGCGGCAATTTTATCCGTTACGGTTTTTGCTGCGGTTTTATCGATTCCGGCCGAATCCGCAACAGCTTCGTTCAATGCTGTTGCGGCATCATTTGTCGCTTTTAAGGTTGCGGTCATATCTTGTGCGACTGTCATCGCGGTATCGTAGGCAGTTTTAATGTCCGCATCACTTAAGTAAGTCGATTTATTAGCATTAACAGCGGCAATAGCTTTTAGCAGGCTATCTTTATTGGCAATGTTCACCAGTGTTTTGTTGGAGCCAAATTCTATTCCGGTTATATCGCTGCCTGTTCCCCAATAGGTAAATGCTAACCGCATCACATCACCATTTTTAAGTTTATATTCATTCATCCCGACATTGGGAGCCGAATTATTAACCAGATAATACCAGCCGGAATATTTACTATAGTCAAATTCGCCCAGAGTTGTCCCACTATATTTCTGTGGATAGGCATTAGCTGTGGCACTATTGGCGCCACCTATTTTTGAAACAATATAATCTGGAATGGTTGCTTTTCCCGTATCCGCCCCTTTAACGGCCCGAAGATAGCCCGGATCGCCAACCAGGTTATCGGCTCCCAGAAGTTCTTCTAAGGCCTGACGAGCAGTTTCACCTTCTTTGATGGAAACACTGACTGGTTCCACATAGAATCCCTGTCCAATAGTAAAGCGTTCCACGTCAATGGTGATGCTGCCATTATTTGGCTTTAATTTTTCGATAGCTGTTTCGGCATTTGTTAAAATTTTTAACGTATCACTACTCACTAGCGCTTTTTGATCAGACGTTAATTTATTATATTCCGTTCGCGCGGATTCAATACTCGCCTTTTGTTCCCATTTCGTGATGGTTCCCAAGGCATTAATCTGATCGGTCACTTTCTTTGCTGCCGCCTTATCGGTTTCGTTTTTTTCCAGTTCGGCAATTTTTTCTTCGGCGGCTGTTAATGTCGCTAGATTGGTTACCAACCCTTTTTGTATTTCAGTTAAAGCGTTATACGCTGATCGTGCTGCCGTTACTTTGATTTTATCTGTCAGTACCAGACTATTCGCTGCTGGCAGCGCAGTGATCTGATCGACTACTGTTTTAGCAGCGGCCTTATCAACTTCAGAACTTGCCGCCGTTTCCAGTTCGGCAATTTTTGCTTCGGCGGTTGTTAATGTCGCTAGATTGGTTACCAACCCTTTTTGTATTTCAGTTAAGGCGGTATACGCTGATCGTGCTGCTGTTACTTCTGTTTTATTGGTTAATTCCAAATCTTCCACTGCTGGTAAAGCTGCAATTTGATCGACCACTGTTTTAGCGGCCTTTTCGTCTTCAGTTTCGCCTGTTGCCTCCGTTTTAGCCATGACTCCAAAGTCTGAAAAAGAGCTTACCTTAAAAATCAGACTGCTGCCATCCTCTGAAAGCGTAGGATCGATCCATTCAATATCGCCATTTGTTTTCTTGTGATAAATGCGATAACTCTCTGCTCCCCGTTTGTCTTCCGGAATCACTAACGTCATAGTCACATAACTGTCAGCATCATTATTAAAGTTTTCCAGCTCAGTCTCTGTCATGTCCGGTTTGATGCCGTATAGTATAACGACCTCAACTTCAGCTATTTTCGCTTCCTCTGCTGCTTTTTTAGCCGCTGCTGTTACATCTGGATCATCCTTCTTATCTTCTACCTTAAGTTCTTTAACCTTTTCCGGCAATCCGACTACTTCAATTTTGCCAGTCTCCGATTTAACTGGTCCAACTTTTTTTTCCAGTTCCGCTATTTTAGCTTCAGCATCGATTAGTTTTTGCTGAGCTTCTTCACTAACCAACGCTTTCTGGATATCGGTTAAGGCCTTAAAGGCTTTTCGACTCTTCATTACCTCGGCTTTATCACCAGCTTTAAGCTGATCGGCTACTTTGATCTCAGCAATAAGATCACTGACCTTTTGGGCTGCTGCTTTATCCGCTTCAGTACCTGCCGCTGCTTTCAATTCAGCAATCTTTGCTTCGGCATCCGTCAAAATCTTGAGTGATTCGGCCGTGACCAACGCTTTCTGAGCTGTGGTTAATTTATCGTATGCGGCTTTCGTATCAATGACATCTTTCTCTTTTTCCAGCGTAATGATACCGAGGGCGGCAATTTGATCGGTGACCGTTTTAGCCGCTGCTTGATCATCGTTAGAAACAATTATCTTAGCAAGATTTTCTTTTTTTAAAGAAGCTTTCTTGACTTCGCTCAACTTTTCATATGCGGCTTTGGCTGCTGCAATATCTGCCTCATTACTTTCATTCGTTAGTGCTATTAGCAAATCATTTACCGGTTTGGTAGCTCCGACAATATCACTGGTATCAAAGATCTGGTTACGACCTTCGTACTGGCGAATAACCGCGGTAAATCCCCGGGTAAGCTGCGTGATTTCATAGGTTCCCTGATAGGTTCGATTATCAAAATCGATAAAATTAAATTGCGAATCCAGAACCGTGTTGCCATTTTGAATGAAACGGTTATCAAACACGTTCATATTAAAACACCCCAAAGCAATCATCGTCTGGGCATTATTATAGGCATTCAACGGCTGACCAGTAGTGGTAAAAGAACCATCGCCATTTTGAAGAATCGGGTTGTCACCGCCGACTCGATTGTACATATAATTGTCTGTCGCTGCTTTTACAACCGGATCATCTAAAAAGAATCCAAGCTGCTGAAAAAACATGGCGTTATCACCATTGCTGACTGCAGTATCCGGATAAGTATTTAAAGATGCCGCACCTGATGTTCCAATTGTTGAAATGTCCGCTACTAAAGGGTCTTTAGCCGTCATCTCATAACCGCCGCCTAAAAGGGCCAGATAGGCCGTCTGTTCTTGCAGAACTTTATTATTATCCAGCATGTTTTTATCGGAGATTATATCAATCAAATCGTAGTCTTCAATATCCCGGGCATCATAACCAGCGGCGGTTATCGCCATTACCAGTTTAGTCCATTCGGTTACCTTCATATCTTCCGGTTTCAAGCCGCCTTCCTTAAGGGTATGAAGGCTGGTTTTGACATTGGCAAACCATTTGTCATAGAATGCGCTATCCTCACCGGGGACATAATCGCCCCGGGCCGCAGAGAAAATCGCCCAAAGATCCTGTAGAAATATTTTATCACCAGGTAAATCCCCAACCACGGTCAAAGGTGTCAAGTAAGTACTGCCATCACCAATATATTTCTCAAAGATAATGGTGTTGGCTTCTTTGGCTTTGGCGATTTGTGCCTTCTGTTCATTTTCATCTGGGCCAGGTGTTTTATTATCAACAATTCTAGCTTGTCCGGTAACGACTTTACTCAGTTCAAATCGATATCCATCTTCAGTCGCCTGGTCTAACTCCCCAACTGTAATTGTCGGTTGATTCTTATACACTACGGTGACATCCCGCCAGCCCATATTCTGCATACTTTTAAAAGCAGCACTAGTAACATCCGTCTTTGGATCAAAATTAATTGTTACCTTGTAAGTTTCTAATAGTGTCTTCTCTGCTTCACTTAGTCCCGAAAATTCCATTCCGGTCACTTCTGCCGACAAATCGCTCCCATCGCTCCCATCATTCCATGTTTTTTCTTCAAACACCGGTTTAACTTGAAGTCGCTTCTCAGTAATCCGTATGTTCAAATATGGTAGGTTGTCATTTGTTCCATCAATTGTCCAAATATACTTAAAATCCCAACCTTCATAAGTTTCTTGGTTTTGTAACTCTGTCATGGTTTTACCAATGACTTTTTCTGGTGTATCTTTATATGCCACCTCACTTCCAAATACAACTGCCGGTGTCAAGTTTTCGCTATTATAGTACGATACCCCTTGTCCAGTTCCTGATGAATACACCGCTAAGCCAATTGCAACCTTCCCACCTGTTGCCGTTGTTTTGGCAAAGTCTGAATTTGTTACTTTGCCCAGTGAATAACATTTATTTAAATCACCATTACCGCTTGCATAGAATTGGTAAAGCAAAACCCCTTGCTTTCTCCCTTGATATGCTTCAATTTCTTCAGGTGTTCCATCTAATGTATAATCGATACTGCTGATGGTATTTTCTATTATACTAATATCCTTAGTAGCGTTTGAACCGGCAATACCAGCTACTGTTATTGCCTTTTCATTGGCGGCCGATATTTTTATATTTCCTTCTACCTTAACATACTCAATTCTTCCATAATTGGCATCACATAGAGGTGAACGCGCTGCCGTCGATTCTGTTTTTGTTGTCCCATCATTAACAAGCACGGTAAGATTTTTTATGATCCCGTAGTTTCTTGGAATTATAGACCGTTTCTGAATGATTTCCTGATTGTTTAAGGTGATTTTATGTCCTTGTCCATCAAAGGTCCCGTAGAAGTTTTGATCAATGTCCGTAAAATTTTTTTCCTCGCCAATTTCGATGTCTGCTGTTAACACCACCGTTTCATCACGATATCCAGTTGAACCAGCAGCTGCCAGATCCGTCCGAAAACTCTCTAAATCAGCTAATGTGCCAATCTCATATACCCCATCAGTATTTTGAGTAAGACTCGGTGTGTAGTCAGCTGCCAAAACCGACAAAGGGGTAATCACTCCAATGATTAATAATAACCCCAACAAAATACCCAGTTGTTTAAAACTTATTCTTTTCATTCGCTTTTCTCCTATTTCTTTGCTTTAAAAGTATGATCGCAAAAAGCCCCGGATTAATCCCGGGGCTAAGTTGATTAAAGTTATATTAGAATGGGCTTACTGCTACCCATGGGCCTGATGAAGGAGAAGTTGCTGTATCAGCTAAAACGTAAGCCGTTCCACCCAGATCAGCGCCGCCAAACATGGTAAAGTCAAGCTCAATATTGTCGCCTTCATTTAATGTCGTATCAATACCCCAATTAGCATAATTGTCGTTATTTAATTCAACCATCCAACCAGAATTATAATTATAATCTTTTTCGGTTAAATAATTAGTAGTTGCAACGGTGTTAGTCCAGAAATGATTGCCAATAAATGCGGGTGCCGTAATATCATCAACTTGGCTTTTAAAGGCATAGTCTGCATTATCTGGCGAAATCGCATCATAACTAGCAGTTCCATTATCATCAAAGAACTTATTAGTAGAAGAATGTCCATCGACTTCTACCGCTTTTACATAATAGCCATATTGTGTTTGTGCAATATCCACATCAACGCCGGTGGCAACTTCTGCCGCTTCAATGGCATCTTTTAAAGTCGGATTGTCTTTGTTAACAGTAACCGCTTGGGCATTAACTAATGTTCCCCCGTCCATGACTGCCGTCTTAATTGTAACGGTGGCATTCACGGGCGTAGCGGCTTTAACGACACCCATTCCTGGCAATGCCAGCATTGCTGCCGTCAAAATTGCGGCTGAACCTACCATCACTGCCTTGTTTCTCATCCAACTAATACTTTTGCTCATTTTAATCCTCCATAAATTTTGCTTAAACAGCAATTTGAATCTTGACATCACCGTCAATAGAGGGTAAACTAAATTATAATTTTCTAATGTGACTTGTTGTCACCGACCTTGGGAATCTGCCAATTCCTGAGGTTTTTTATTTGCCCTCGTTGCCAAAAACCATCGTTGAACCGGTGCTCCTGCAGTCAATTGGCCGGTTCCTCCAATCGGATAAGACTGCAGCGCTGCTCTTCCTGCTTTTTCACACGTGCCCCCCTTTCTGTTTGTTAACCAAACCATGAAGCCCAATGCTTCACATTTATTCTCAAGGTGTAACCACCTGAAGAGCCTTTTTTTAAGAACGTTCGACTTTTTAGTTTTCAATGATCGCATTTCAATTTTTATTCTAATACACTGTTCGATATCATACTTTTAGTTAGTTCAGGCAATCAGCACTTTGTCAATCCCGGCGGCCCAACCTTCATCGATCTGATACAAGCCTTCCGCTTCTTCAAACTGGTGGCGAAGGGGGCTTTTTTTAAGCAAGTATTCATAATCCCGGGTCGGTGTGGTCACAAAGATCGGTTTGGGTGAAGTACTCAGCAAACCAAAATTAATTTGCCCTTCTTTCCCTCTAAGCGAATCAAACAAAGCTTTGTTTACCTGGATCGGCGGTTTGGCCGTTTTCATCTTTAAAGTCACATCATCTTTAATTTTATAACCCAGATAGGTAATGATCTTGTCATTAAGACCGGCACTAAAAATATGAATCTTCTCAATCAGATCCATCATGTCATGAACCACCCGAATGCGATAAGTGGGAAACAATGCCTGTGTTTCTTTAATTTGATTTTCAATTAACTCTTCTTCACTGATCATTTCGTCACAATTATCGGTAGCATCATCGAGATCCAAAAAGATAATATATTCTTTTTCCATTTCTTTGTAAGCCGTCGAATAAGGACTGCGAAAACGATGACCGCACACCGGACAAGTAAAGTCAAAAATACGGCCAAAGATCACTTCCTCCCGAATGGCCTGATCCAGTGTAGCATTAACCATCTCATAAGCTTCAACGTTAAAGTACGCTCCGCATTCCGGACAGGTTCGCATTATTGTTTTTTTTGTTGCCATTTTTCTCTCCTTTTTAAAACAAAAAAAGAACTCCCATCAAGGCATAAAAATACCTTTGACAGAAGTCCTAGAATTTGCTGTAGAACTGTCGTGATCTGATCCACTCTGCGTTGGATCGTCTCTGTCGATAAAGAATGAGTTCCCGACTTAAACCTTCCGGCAATTACGGTAGCGCATCTGCTTGGGATTTTCACCCATATTCCTCTGTGGTAAAAAGCAATTTAATTTTGCTTTTACCAAACCTACTAAAATTTCGGCAAACTTTATCATCTAATTGATATTCAATTTTTCATATCTTAATCTCATTTAAGTTACAATCAGATTTTAACACCAACAATCTAAAATTGCAACCGTTTTTTTTATCGATTATCCTTTGATTTTTTAGTAACCAACAAAACAATGAAAATACTAATTGAAAGTGACACAAGTAAATAAGGTAAGATTTCGCTACAAAAATACTGAAGCATTTTTCTGTCCCTCTTTATACTGGATTGGATCTTCTATCGAGGTTTGGATGAGTTTAGGATCTTCATTCATTAATTTGTTCAAAACCATATGAGTATTCACGACACTAAAAAAGATAAAGACAAATCCGATGATTGTAAAAATTAGAATACTATTCGCCAATATCCTGCTTTGCACCTTTTCCCGACTCAGCCAGTTGATGAAATATAGAATAAAAATCAAGAAAAAAGATATCCATAGATAATAACTGAAATTCCAGTTTTTGGGTGTAGCATACTCATCAAATACAATGCCACCACGATATAAATAAAACCCAACAAAAATGAAAAGCATCAAAAGTATAGCATTTATTATTTGTGATTTTTTTTTCATCATAATCCTCTCTTGCTGCCTTCTACCTTGAAGACTTGCAGAAAACAGCAAATTCATAATCACCTATGGATTACACCAACTTGCAATAGTCTGCGCTAATCCAACATTTGGTCTTTTAGGCTCAAGATTCCATGTTTTAAAATGTCCTACCGTCGACCAATGGCAAAACCACTGGTTGTATATACTTTGTTCATTATTCCAAAGCAAAGGTCCTCTAGGAATACCCTGAAAGATAGCTCTATCATTTCTTTCACCTTTAAAACAAAAAAAGAACTCCCATCAAGGCATAAAAACACCTTTGACAGAAGTCCTAGAATTTGCTGTAGAACTGTCGTGATCTGATCCACTCTGCGTTGGATCGTCTCTGTCGATAAAGAATGAGTTCCCGACTTAAACCTTCCGGCAATTACGGTAGCGCATCTGCTTGGGATTTTCACCCATATTCCTCTGTGGTAAAAAGCACTTTAATTTCGTTTTTACCAAACCTACTAAAATTTCGGCAGACTTTATTATCTAATTGATATTCCATTCGTTTGTACCTTAATCTCATTTAAGTTACAATCAGATTATAACATTGTTGTTTTTAAATCACAACCGTTTTTTATATATTTTTATTCGCTATTCTTATTCAATATTTTCCACCATAAAGCCATTTTCCCGGCAATAAGCATCGATCCGGGAACCTTTTTTACACACTACTGTTGTATTCAGGCGGTTAAAAATTCCACTCCCCAATATTTCCGGATCACCTTCAAAAACCGCCCGGTGCAGATTATCACAGCCATGAAAGGCCCACTTGTCAATCTGTTTAACACTTTTAGGGATGGTGATCTCCTGTAATCCCAGACAACGCAGAAAAGCACTTTCTTCAAGCACCTCCAGTTGATCGTTGAGTTTAAGCGAGGTTAAGCCGCTGCGATAAAAGGCTTCTTTTCCAATTCGCTGCAGTTGTTTGGGAAAACCAACAGTTTTGAGGCCGTTGCAATAACAAAAGCTGCGAAAGGGGATCTCACGGCATTGTTCCGGAATTCTGATTTCCTGCAGGCTCTCACATTCTATAAAAGCACTGTCGCCAATTGACTCAATCTGATCATGAAGGTTAATGGCTTTCATCCCGCGACATTGCTTAAAAGTTTTGCTTTCAATGCGTTTAACCTTCGGTGGGATGGTTATCGTTTGGAGGCGGCAACAATTATAAAAAGCCCCTTTACCCAATCGTCTCAATTTTTCTGGCAAAGTGATGGTATTTAACATCGTGCAGCCCCGAAACGCTTCATCACCAATATACTCAATATTTTCGGATAAAACAATCCGTTTAACCTTGGTAATGTTTTTAAATGCACCATAACCGATTTTGGTATACGTATCATTTACCTCTATTTCTTTTCCTTTAAGTTTTTTTGCATCCTGCTCACTAAAGGTCTGGCGTTTCTCTTCATCATGATCGGCCCGCCATACCTGGGTTTGTGGCGGACAAGCTACCTGTCTTTGTTCCAACTAATCACTCCTTCCAACTTATTTCCTGGCTAATTATAGTATTCCTATTATACTTGATCTGCGATTTCTTTCTCTTAATTCGATATTATAATATGTAAATTTAAATAAAGTCAATCATCATATTTTTATTTAAACTTCTTTTCACTGCCATTCCACCAATTGCAATCTGTTGCATAAATAAACCGGACTCCCTAGAAACAGGAAAAGGAAGCCTTTTTGTTCTATGACAGCTTTAAGCTTTCAATCGCGTCTGCCATCACTGGCGAGGTATTTCTAATCCGATGATGATGGCGATAAAATCACAGCTGGCACTGATTTTTCGTCAGTAAGTAGTGGTTTTATTCCAACCATCCATAAAAAAATCACAATCCGAAGCTTTTGATTCGGATTGTGATTGAACTATTATTTTCTAATTATATTTTTCCGCCAGGCTCTTGCGCACCGCCACGGCAAATTCCAACGGGTCTTTTTCCCGCCATTGCTCATTGGCGAGCACCTCGTAAGACAAGGTTTTAATCGTTGGTACACTCAAAATTTCGGCCATCACCTGATCCAGCGGAATACGACCTTCGCCGGGAATCCAATGCCGATCGGCTTCAAAATCATTATCCGACAAATGCAGGGCTTTGATCCGATGCTTGTATTTTTTTAAAATCCGGCCGCAATTTTGTTCTTCCAAAAAATCATGAGAGCTATCGTAACACATCCCAAACCGGGGCGTATCAATCTGTTCCAGCAGATACACCAGAAGATGCTGACGTGAGACATTTTCCACCGCCAGATCAACACCATATTTCTCGGCAGCGTCGGCCAGCTCCGAGAAAAACGCTAAACCTTTATCCAGATCCGGTTGAAATTCATCGAGATCATTGGTATGCATCACCATCGCCGGGATCGCAAAGGTTTGGCAATCTCTCAGATAATCCTTAAACATCTGCAGCTTAGGCTGAATCTCAATGCGCGAAGCCGTCCAGATATCACTATACCCAATAAAAGGGGCATGAATATTGGTAATTCCAAGATTATTCTTGTGAACAATCTCCGGGAACAACTCTTTTTTAATTGCCCAGGGCGCTTCTTCATCCTCCCAGGAAATCATCGCTTCATCAAAACCGGCATCAGCAATAATCTTGATGCGATCCTCAAAATTCATAAAATAACCAAACCAGGAAAACATACTATAGTTCATCATGATCCTACTTTCTCATTAATTTTTTAAGACTGATTGACAACCCGCCGAGCCCTTTAATTGATCTATATTTTTTGCTTTACTTTTTAATCGCCGACTAGTCATCTTTTTCAAATTGCGTTATAATAAAAAGTATCAAATTTAATAATTGGAGACCTTCTATGAAAAAACATTACAAAGGCATTCTGTTGGCTTTAAGTTTTATTGCGATCTCGGCAATACTTTATTTTATCCATTTTTTAATTTTCGGAGATGCTCATCATATCTTTATTTATCTGTTGGGAGACATCGCTTTTTTACCCATTGAGGTTTTATTGGTCTCCGTGATTTTTCATAAAATTATTGAAGATAAAGATAAAAAAGAACGTTTCAAGAAAATTAACATGGTTCTGGGCGTCTACTTTACCGAAGCCGGGGTCGAATTAATGCAATTTTTTTCCAAAGCTGATAATCATCTCCAAGACTTTCGGGATTCACTGTTAATTAAGCCCCAATGGACTAGCAAAGATTATAAAAAAGCCATTAAATACATTCAGGGACTGAAACATCATTTACAGTTCAACGGGCCTTGCTTAATCTCGCTTTCCGAATTCCTCACCTCAAAACGCGATCTTTTTTTGAAACTCCTGGAAAATCCGATTCTCGTCGAACACGAAACCTTTACCGACCTCATTATGGCCTTAACCCATGCCGAGCAGGAACTCTCCAGCCGCAAAGATCTGAGCGCTCTTCAGGACAATGATTACCAACATTTGATGAACGACATTGAGCGCGCCTATCATCTACTATTACTGGAATGGCTGATCTATATGATGCATCTGCAAAAGGCCTATCCATTTCTATATTCCTTTTATCTGCGCACCAATCCCTACGATCCCCACGCTGCGGTGGAAATTCAATAAAATAACGCCGTACCGATAATTATTAATCAGCTTGTTTGCATCGAGGCGAACAGGTGATTAATAATTGGTTGGTACGGGGTTGCCTTTTTCTACTCGCTGAGGGTTTCGACTGACTCGATGGTGTATTTCTGTTTACTGAAAACCAGTTCCATCAGCATCGATAAATATTTAATAATCACCGCCAGAATTACAAAAACTCCAAAAAAGCCAAAGACGATCACCAACATCATCGAGGTATAACCGGAAACCACATCTTCAAAAACATAACTGAATAACGTATAAATGCCAATCCCAAAGGTGGCAATCATCATAAAAACGGCGGCCAGAATCGTCATCTTGTAAGCCACGTTAGTAAATAAAATCAAAGAATCCGCCGCCATTTCTTTACGTTGATAGCGAGTTTCTTTGCCATAAGCCTTCAAGCAGGATAAATCATTATTATAAACAATGGTTGCAATCTTTAAACCACAGTTGGCATAAACAGCCTTTCGGTATGGAATCGTCCGGCTGACCGAGTGCACCCGGTTAATGGCTCGCCTTGATAAAATCCGAAAATTTTCGGTCCGCAACGGATGAGGATTGTGTGAATAACGGTTAAAAACACGATAAAACAGGCGCGAGCTTTTATGTCCGCATTTTTTCGGGGCCGCATTAACAATATCAAAACCGGACAAACAGCGATTATAGACCTCCATCATCAGATCGGCTCCATAATCCATCACCAGATTATCAAATTCAAACACAAAATCGCCGATTGATAAATCAATGCCGGCATTCATCGACAATTCCACGCCCTGATAAAAGCTCATATTAACGACGTTAATCACCGTTCCGGTAATCGTTTTTCCAATTTCCCGAATCACGGCTAAGCTATTGTCTTCAGAAGCATCATTGACACAAATAATCTGATAGTTTTCGAAATTTGTTCGTAACACTGTATTAATTTTCTGTAGAAATTCGCCAATCCGTTCTTCATCATTATAAACGTAAATCACCGCTGAAACAAAATTCTTTTCTTTGTCAAACGCGATCGATTGATTCGTTCGTTTTTCAGTCATTTTTCAACACCTCATCCAAATCATAAACCGTATTGATTTTCCCCGATAAAACCGAAACAAAAGTCGGATTTTCGCTGGCCTTGCGAACCACAGTCGGCCGTGAATCGTCAACCTCCGACGCCTTTAAAATCGGCTTCATCGAAAACAGCGACCCGGCATAGGAAAAACTGTAATCGGCTTTTAAATATTTCTCTGCCATTGTCGACATATAAGGCCAGGCCGATTGCGGTCTAACCTGACAGTCGTTACAATTTCCCAATTGCCGGGGACTGCAATAGCCCTCGCTTTTTTCCTGGCACTTAAATTGCGGCAGGCTGTCAAATGAAGACATATGGGGCGTAAAAGCGACCGCAGTCAACGAATGATAGCCGGTCTTGCCAAAGGGCATGACCGAAAAAAAAGGGCCGTCCATCACTGTAATGCCGACATCCAGCAACTGCTGTTGCGGTTTGCAAAGAATGATTTCACACAGCTCATATTTTATTTTAAAGGGTTCAATTCCCGCTAAATCAAGAATCTGATTGGTTGAACCATAGGTCGCATTCAACAGAAAACCCGTTTCAAACGTTTCACCATTTTCCAGAATCACGGCAAAATGTTTGCCTTGCTTTTCAATCGCCTGAATCCGAACCCCGTATTTCATTTCCACATTTATTTTTCTTTTGAGTTCATCAACAAAATAATGACCCAAAATACCGGCGTCATAGGTATATTCACGGGTTCGATAAGCCCCGTCGCACAGGCCTTTATTAAAATATTTTTCCGGGACAAGTTCTTCACAGGGAATATCCGCAGCTTTGCAAAATTTCGTAAACTGTTCCCGATTCGTCCAGCTAAAACTGTCACTGGTGGCATAAATCTGATCAAACTCCTGATGAATACAAAAATCATAATCCTTCACAAAGCGATTAAAGTAATGGGCCGACTTTATTGCTGTGGCATAGGACCTTGGGTAGTGGTAACCCATATGGACACGGGCCTGATTGATATAGGTCGCCCGTTGAAAAGGCGATTCTTCCCATTCCAGAACCAGCACCCGTTCGCCTCGATCCCCGCAGGTTTTGGCAGCGTAAAGGCCATACAGACCAGCGCCAATAATAATTTTGTCCCAGATCATCTTAACGCTCCATAACCTTTGGCACAAAGGCATTAATGGCCGCCACTACAAAATCGATTTCGGCTTCGGTCATCCCGTAAAACAAAGGCAGCGAAAGCACTTCATCGGCCAGTTTTTCGGTAATCGCCAAACTGC
This is a stretch of genomic DNA from Acetobacterium woodii DSM 1030. It encodes these proteins:
- a CDS encoding DUF4430 domain-containing protein — translated: MKRISFKQLGILLGLLLIIGVITPLSVLAADYTPSLTQNTDGVYEIGTLADLESFRTDLAAAGSTGYRDETVVLTADIEIGEEKNFTDIDQNFYGTFDGQGHKITLNNQEIIQKRSIIPRNYGIIKNLTVLVNDGTTKTESTAARSPLCDANYGRIEYVKVEGNIKISAANEKAITVAGIAGSNATKDISIIENTISSIDYTLDGTPEEIEAYQGRKQGVLLYQFYASGNGDLNKCYSLGKVTNSDFAKTTATGGKVAIGLAVYSSGTGQGVSYYNSENLTPAVVFGSEVAYKDTPEKVIGKTMTELQNQETYEGWDFKYIWTIDGTNDNLPYLNIRITEKRLQVKPVFEEKTWNDGSDGSDLSAEVTGMEFSGLSEAEKTLLETYKVTINFDPKTDVTSAAFKSMQNMGWRDVTVVYKNQPTITVGELDQATEDGYRFELSKVVTGQARIVDNKTPGPDENEQKAQIAKAKEANTIIFEKYIGDGSTYLTPLTVVGDLPGDKIFLQDLWAIFSAARGDYVPGEDSAFYDKWFANVKTSLHTLKEGGLKPEDMKVTEWTKLVMAITAAGYDARDIEDYDLIDIISDKNMLDNNKVLQEQTAYLALLGGGYEMTAKDPLVADISTIGTSGAASLNTYPDTAVSNGDNAMFFQQLGFFLDDPVVKAATDNYMYNRVGGDNPILQNGDGSFTTTGQPLNAYNNAQTMIALGCFNMNVFDNRFIQNGNTVLDSQFNFIDFDNRTYQGTYEITQLTRGFTAVIRQYEGRNQIFDTSDIVGATKPVNDLLIALTNESNEADIAAAKAAYEKLSEVKKASLKKENLAKIIVSNDDQAAAKTVTDQIAALGIITLEKEKDVIDTKAAYDKLTTAQKALVTAESLKILTDAEAKIAELKAAAGTEADKAAAQKVSDLIAEIKVADQLKAGDKAEVMKSRKAFKALTDIQKALVSEEAQQKLIDAEAKIAELEKKVGPVKSETGKIEVVGLPEKVKELKVEDKKDDPDVTAAAKKAAEEAKIAEVEVVILYGIKPDMTETELENFNNDADSYVTMTLVIPEDKRGAESYRIYHKKTNGDIEWIDPTLSEDGSSLIFKVSSFSDFGVMAKTEATGETEDEKAAKTVVDQIAALPAVEDLELTNKTEVTAARSAYTALTEIQKGLVTNLATLTTAEAKIAELETAASSEVDKAAAKTVVDQITALPAANSLVLTDKIKVTAARSAYNALTEIQKGLVTNLATLTAAEEKIAELEKNETDKAAAKKVTDQINALGTITKWEQKASIESARTEYNKLTSDQKALVSSDTLKILTNAETAIEKLKPNNGSITIDVERFTIGQGFYVEPVSVSIKEGETARQALEELLGADNLVGDPGYLRAVKGADTGKATIPDYIVSKIGGANSATANAYPQKYSGTTLGEFDYSKYSGWYYLVNNSAPNVGMNEYKLKNGDVMRLAFTYWGTGSDITGIEFGSNKTLVNIANKDSLLKAIAAVNANKSTYLSDADIKTAYDTAMTVAQDMTATLKATNDAATALNEAVADSAGIDKTAAKTVTDKIAALPAVSKLALTDKAAITAARTAYDGLTATQKTLVTNLNTLTAAEAKIAELEKEATEAANKAAAKAVVDKIAALPSGTALLLGEKADVVTARIAYNALTETQKALVTNLNTLILAETRIAELEAETPVVKDKKTGIEAIGLPKGTTLKVGNESADADKTDEALKSAKKEGIKDAKIIALYTIKPDMSDADLAKFNNDATSYVTLTIPLNTEQQGYDRYQIYHKKTDGTVEWITPTLSEDGKSLIFKVNAFSDFGLVGTKTTTDTEIPVVDVSYCTHVQNVGWQDWRNNGDMSGTQGKSLRLEGIQIKRTDKADVDLGIRYETHIENIGWEDDWKADGDTSGTEGRSLRLEAIRIELTGADAKNYDIYYQVHAQNIGWMGFAQNGKEAGTAGFGYRLEGIRVVVVPKGQAAPTPEDGSIETAFLIRR
- a CDS encoding CpXC domain-containing protein; protein product: MATKKTIMRTCPECGAYFNVEAYEMVNATLDQAIREEVIFGRIFDFTCPVCGHRFRSPYSTAYKEMEKEYIIFLDLDDATDNCDEMISEEELIENQIKETQALFPTYRIRVVHDMMDLIEKIHIFSAGLNDKIITYLGYKIKDDVTLKMKTAKPPIQVNKALFDSLRGKEGQINFGLLSTSPKPIFVTTPTRDYEYLLKKSPLRHQFEEAEGLYQIDEGWAAGIDKVLIA
- a CDS encoding DUF2599 domain-containing protein encodes the protein MLWNNEQSIYNQWFCHWSTVGHFKTWNLEPKRPNVGLAQTIASWCNP